A portion of the Bufo gargarizans isolate SCDJY-AF-19 chromosome 7, ASM1485885v1, whole genome shotgun sequence genome contains these proteins:
- the WNT5A gene encoding protein Wnt-5a isoform X1, with product MMKPSLGQLLKAGGFRVPGGAMISSYLLVLLLTLSCISQVVVDASSWWSLAMNPVQLPEVYIIGAQPLCSQLSGLSQGQKKLCQLYQDHMQYIGEGAKTGIKECQYQFRHRRWNCSTVDNTSVFGRVMQIGSRETAFTYSISAAGVVNAVSRACREGELSTCGCSRAARPKDLPRDWLWGGCGDNLDYGYRFAKEFVDAREREKIYQKGSYDNARIMMNLHNNEAGRRAVSTLADVACKCHGVSGSCSLKTCWLQLADFRKVGDLLKEKYDSAAAMKLNSRGKLVQVNNKFNSPTMNDLVYIDPSPDYCVRNESTGSLGTQGRLCNKTSEGMDGCELMCCGRGYDQFKTVQTERCHCKFHWCCYVKCKKCTEIVDQFVCK from the exons ATGATGAAG CCATCTTTGGGACAGTTATTGAAGGCAGGAGGTTTTAGGGTACCCGGAGGAGCCATGATCTCCAGTTATCTTCTGGTCCTCCTCCTGACATTGTCCTGCATCTCTCAGGTGGTGGTGGACGCCAGTTCATGGTG GTCACTAGCCATGAACCCCGTCCAGCTCCCAGAGGTGTACATCATCGGGGCACAGCCTCTCTGCAGCCAGTTATCGGGGCTCTCGCAGGGGCAAAAGAAGTTGTGCCAGCTCTACCAGGACCACATGCAGTACATCGGGGAGGGGGcaaaaactggcataaaagaATGCCAGTACCAGTTCAGACACAGGAGGTGGAACTGCAGCACGGTGGAtaacacttcagtgtttggcaGAGTCATGCAGATAG ggagcagagagacGGCATTCACCTATTCAATCAGCGCCGCGGGAGTAGTGAACGCTGTGAGCAGGGCGTGCAGAGAAGGGGAGCTCTCGACATGTGGTTGCAGCAGGGCAGCCCGTCCAAAGGATCTACCCCGGGATTGGTTGTGGGGTGGCTGCGGGGATAATCTAGACTATGGCTACAGATTTGCTAAGGAATTTGTGGATGCAAGGGAACGAGAGAAAATCTACCAGAAAGGAAGCTACGATAACGCCAGGATCATGATGAACTTGCACAACAATGAAGCCGGAAGGAGG GCAGTAAGTACATTGGCGGATGTGGCCTGCAAATGTCATGGAGTGTCTGGTTCTTGCAGTCTTAAGACTTGTTGGCTACAGCTAGCTGACTTCCGGAAAGTTGGAGACCTATTGAAGGAGAAGTATGACAGCGCGGCAGCCATGAAGCTTAATAGTCGAGGCAAATTGGTGCAAGTCAACAACAAATTCAACTCTCCAACTATGAACGATCTGGTTTACATCGATCCAAGCCCGGATTATTGTGTACGCAACGAAAGCACTGGGTCTTTAGGAACCCAGGGAAGGCTGTGCAATAAAACATCAGAGGGCATGGACGGCTGTGAGCTTATGTGCTGTGGTAGAGGATACGACCAGTTCAAAACAGTACAGACTGAGAGATGTCACTGCAAGTTTCACTGGTGCTGTTATGTCAAATGCAAGAAATGTACCGAGATCGTCGATCAGTTTGTATGCAAGTAA
- the WNT5A gene encoding protein Wnt-5a isoform X2, protein MQPSLGQLLKAGGFRVPGGAMISSYLLVLLLTLSCISQVVVDASSWWSLAMNPVQLPEVYIIGAQPLCSQLSGLSQGQKKLCQLYQDHMQYIGEGAKTGIKECQYQFRHRRWNCSTVDNTSVFGRVMQIGSRETAFTYSISAAGVVNAVSRACREGELSTCGCSRAARPKDLPRDWLWGGCGDNLDYGYRFAKEFVDAREREKIYQKGSYDNARIMMNLHNNEAGRRAVSTLADVACKCHGVSGSCSLKTCWLQLADFRKVGDLLKEKYDSAAAMKLNSRGKLVQVNNKFNSPTMNDLVYIDPSPDYCVRNESTGSLGTQGRLCNKTSEGMDGCELMCCGRGYDQFKTVQTERCHCKFHWCCYVKCKKCTEIVDQFVCK, encoded by the exons ATGCAG CCATCTTTGGGACAGTTATTGAAGGCAGGAGGTTTTAGGGTACCCGGAGGAGCCATGATCTCCAGTTATCTTCTGGTCCTCCTCCTGACATTGTCCTGCATCTCTCAGGTGGTGGTGGACGCCAGTTCATGGTG GTCACTAGCCATGAACCCCGTCCAGCTCCCAGAGGTGTACATCATCGGGGCACAGCCTCTCTGCAGCCAGTTATCGGGGCTCTCGCAGGGGCAAAAGAAGTTGTGCCAGCTCTACCAGGACCACATGCAGTACATCGGGGAGGGGGcaaaaactggcataaaagaATGCCAGTACCAGTTCAGACACAGGAGGTGGAACTGCAGCACGGTGGAtaacacttcagtgtttggcaGAGTCATGCAGATAG ggagcagagagacGGCATTCACCTATTCAATCAGCGCCGCGGGAGTAGTGAACGCTGTGAGCAGGGCGTGCAGAGAAGGGGAGCTCTCGACATGTGGTTGCAGCAGGGCAGCCCGTCCAAAGGATCTACCCCGGGATTGGTTGTGGGGTGGCTGCGGGGATAATCTAGACTATGGCTACAGATTTGCTAAGGAATTTGTGGATGCAAGGGAACGAGAGAAAATCTACCAGAAAGGAAGCTACGATAACGCCAGGATCATGATGAACTTGCACAACAATGAAGCCGGAAGGAGG GCAGTAAGTACATTGGCGGATGTGGCCTGCAAATGTCATGGAGTGTCTGGTTCTTGCAGTCTTAAGACTTGTTGGCTACAGCTAGCTGACTTCCGGAAAGTTGGAGACCTATTGAAGGAGAAGTATGACAGCGCGGCAGCCATGAAGCTTAATAGTCGAGGCAAATTGGTGCAAGTCAACAACAAATTCAACTCTCCAACTATGAACGATCTGGTTTACATCGATCCAAGCCCGGATTATTGTGTACGCAACGAAAGCACTGGGTCTTTAGGAACCCAGGGAAGGCTGTGCAATAAAACATCAGAGGGCATGGACGGCTGTGAGCTTATGTGCTGTGGTAGAGGATACGACCAGTTCAAAACAGTACAGACTGAGAGATGTCACTGCAAGTTTCACTGGTGCTGTTATGTCAAATGCAAGAAATGTACCGAGATCGTCGATCAGTTTGTATGCAAGTAA